The proteins below are encoded in one region of Hordeum vulgare subsp. vulgare chromosome 3H, MorexV3_pseudomolecules_assembly, whole genome shotgun sequence:
- the LOC123444848 gene encoding WD repeat-containing protein ATCSA-1-like isoform X1, with protein sequence MWWEEVRRRERGELPARRFQALARSRRAASLALSNRKEIATPHLGAVNSLQVDLTEGRYLLSGASDGSAAVFDLKDATEYEAGFIAKHRSILLVDRQHEHGHKFTVSKAIWYPVDTGLFVTASFDNYVKVWDTNSTQVVMDFKMPGKVYSAAMSPIATTHMLIATGSADVQVRLCDIASGAFTHTLSGHHDGIMSLEWSTSSEWILISGGFDGAIRFWDIRRAGCFLVLDQLRSQLGRRPPVLDTTMDNDQKKLGRSSSSKSYSVQQRTANRKKQSKALHKSLTMVRGHTQQKMHPGMSSSQNHKTAHYGAVTGLRTTTDGMHLLSSGSDSRLRLWDIDSGCNTLVNFEAMRLQTSKPLQLAVTDDPSLVFIPCMSSIKAYNTWSGTTFQTFRGHYDHVNCCYYNSQDQELYTGSNDRQILVWSPSTPALTEMEDDDKRQEGFAADEDNWSD encoded by the exons ATGTGGTGGGAGGAGGTGAGGAGGAGGGAACGCGGGGAGCTGCCCGCGCGGCGCTTCCAGGCCCTCGCCCGCTCGCGCCGCGCCGCCTCGCTCGCGCTCTCCAACCGCAAGGAGATCGCCACCCCGCACCTCGGCGCCGTCAACTCCCTCCAG GTTGATTTGACAGAGGGGAGGTACCTGCTCTCGGGGGCGTCGGATGGCTCCGCCGCCGTCTTCGATCTGAAGGACGCGACGGAGTACGAGGCCGGCTTCATAGCCAAGCACAGGAGCATTCTGCTTGTGGACAGGCAGCACGAGCATGGCCACAAGTTCACCGTCTCCAAGGCCATCTGGTATCCCGTGGACACCGGGCTGTTCGTCACGGCGTCCTTCGATAACTATGTTAAAGTGTGGGATACAAATTCGACTCAA GTGGTCATGGATTTCAAGATGCCCGGCAAAGTGTACAGTGCTGCAATGTCTCCGATTGCAACAACGCATATGCTCATCGCTACCGGAAGCGCAGACGTTCAGGTCCGTTTGTGTGATATTGCTTCTGGAGCCTTTACTCACACGTTGTCCGGTCATCATG ATGGTATCATGTCTCTGGAGTGGTCTACCTCAAGCGAGTGGATCCTAATAAGTGGTGGCTTTGACGGGGCGATACGTTTTTGGGACATAAGACGAGCTGGATGTTTCCTTGTCCTTGACCAGTTACGGTCTCAGCTAGGAAGACGGCCCCCCGTTCTTGATACCACCATGGACAAT GATCAGAAGAAGTTAGGACGTTCATCTTCATCAAAGAGTTACTCAGTTCAACAGAGAACAGCCAATCGTAAGAAGCAGTCCAAAGCATTACACAAAAGTCTAACCATGGTACGTGGGCATACGCAACAGAAAATGCATCCCGGTATGTCATCCAGTCAAAATCATAAAACAGCTCATTATGGTGCTGTTACAGGATTAAGAACAACAACAGATGGGATGCACCTTCTTAGCTCAg GATCTGATTCTCGTTTAAGACTCTGGGATATCGATTCAGGCTGCAATACTTTGGTCAATTTTGAAGCCATGCGATTGCAAACTAGCAAGCCACTACAACTAGCTGTCACTGATGATCCATCACTTGTTTTCATTCCATGCATGTCAAGCATCAAG GCATACAATACATGGTCTGGTACGACATTTCAAACATTCCGTGGGCATTATGACCATGTAAATTGCTGCTACTATAACTCACAAGACCAA GAACTTTATACTGGTAGCAATGATCGACAAATTCTCGTGTGGTCTCCATCGACTCCTGCTTTGACTGAAATG GAAGACGATGACAAGCGGCAAGAGGGTTTTGCAGCTGATGAGGATAACTGGAGTGACTGA
- the LOC123444846 gene encoding lysM domain receptor-like kinase 3, with protein MARHSLFFFFLALSLQHLHISVGLPGRSLATATEQWQPMQCDAASLNASCSSYLYVTPQGRSLSEIASLFNGSASRTQPIKRLSGSEDLLVPVPCMCDAINDNMSGLFHDTAYKVNLNDTADNINSIFSGLAWNITATANTTITVHLLCGCSSTAPEGVISYMVQARDTLSNIATLFRSGSSEILSLNAGVTDPDFLQPGWILFIPMGVASSSKRKFGGLPIIIAVSISAAIMLLCTLTIVLRLRRRSLVPNAEVPKKEMERVPSNTSIAILESRYFPSKRIDDIDPFQTERPVIFSLKAVGEATANFDEKRKIGEGGYGMVYLGFIGTHEIAVKMMKDSKSKEFFAELKVLCKVHHINVVELIGYASGEDHLYLVYEYVQNGSLSEHLHDPLLKGHQPLSWTARTQIATDAARGIEYIHDHTKACYVHRDIKTSNILLDDGLRAKVADFGLVKLVERSDEEDCLATRLVGTPGYLPPESVRELHMTTKSDVYAFGVVLAELITGLRALVRDNKEANKTKSLISTMRKAFKSEDVESSLENIIDPSLKDNYPIEEVCKLANISMWCLSEDPLDRPEMREIMPMLSRIHLTSIEWEASLGGDHEVFSGVFNGR; from the exons ATGGCCAGAcattccttgttcttcttcttcctcgccttgtCTCTGCAGCACCTCCACATTAGTGTCGGTTTACCTGGAAGGAGTTTAGCGACAGCAACAGAGCAATGGCAGCCCATGCAGTGTGACGCTGCATCGCTCAACGCATCGTGCAGCTCGTACCTTTATGTGACTCCTCAAGGGCGCAGCCTGTCCGAGATAGCCTCCCTCTTCAATGGCAGCGCATCTCGCACTCAGCCCATCAAGCGGCTCTCTGGTTCAGAGGACTTGCTGGTCCCTGTGCCGTGCATGTGTGATGCAATCAATGACAACATGAGCGGTCTCTTCCATGATACTGCATATAAGGTGAATCTAAACGACACGGCTGACAACATTAACAGTATCTTCAGTGGGCTTGCGTGGAACATTACTGCTACAGCAAACACGACAATCACGGTGCACCTTCTATGTGGTTGTTCCTCCACGGCGCCGGAAGGGGTGATTTCTTACATGGTCCAGGCTCGAGATACATTGAGCAACATTGCAACCTTGTTCAGATCAGGCTCTAGTGAGATCCTAAGCTTGAATGCGGGGGTCACGGATCCTGATTTTCTTCAGCCAGGTTGGATCTTGTTCATCCCGATGGGAGTTGCTAGTTCTTCTAAAAGAA AGTTTGGCGGTTTACCGATCATAATTGCAGTATCAATATCAGCTGCAATTATGCTCCTTTGCACGCTCACCATTGTGCTTCGCCTGAGAAGGAGATCTCTTGTGCCCAATGCTGAAGTACCAAAGAAAGAGATGGAGAGAGTTCCCAGCAACACAAGCATAGCTATCCTGGAGAGCCGCTACTTTCCATCCAAGAGGATTGATG ATATCGATCCATTCCAAACAGAGAGGCCTGTGATTTTCAGCCTGAAAGCGGTTGGAGAAGCCACAGCTAATTTTGATGAGAAGAGGAAGATTGGTGAGGGTGGATATGGCATGGTCTACCTAGGTTTCATCGGAACACAC GAGATTGCAGTTAAGATGATGAAAGACAGCAAATCAAAGGAGTTCTTTGCTGAGCTGAAAGTGCTGTGCAAAGTACATCACATAAATGTG GTTGAGTTGATTGGCTATGCTTCTGGGGAGGATCACCTGTACCTTGTTTACGAGTATGTTCAGAATGGATCACTGAGTGAGCATCTCCATGATCCTTTGCTGAAAG GTCATCAACCTCTCTCATGGACTGCAAGAACACAGATAGCAACGGATGCTGCACGCGGTATTGAGTACATCCATGACCATACAAAGGCCTGCTATGTGCACCGTGACATCAAAACCAGCAATATTCTGCTAGATGATGGACTAAGAGCTAAA GTTGCGGATTTCGGGCTGGTAAAGCTAGTTGAGCGCAGTGATGAAGAAGATTGCCTGGCAACTCGTTTGGTTGGAACTCCAGGCTACCTTCCACCGGA GTCAGTCCGTGAGCTTCACATGACCACGAAGTCTGATGTTTATGCGTTTGGAGTAGTTCTTGCAGAACTGATCACTGGTCTCCGTGCACTTGTGCGGGACAATAAGGAAGCTAATAAGACAAAGTCACTTATCTCAACT ATGAGGAAAGCATTCAAATCAGAAGATGTGGAGAGCTCACTGGAGAATATAATAGATCCCTCCTTGAAGGACAACTACCCCATAGAAGAAGTGTGTAAG CTGGCAAACATTTCGATGTGGTGCTTGAGTGAGGATCCATTGGACAGGCCTGAGATGAGGGAGATTATGCCGATGCTGTCTCGAATTCATTTGACCTCCATAGAGTGGGAGGCGTCGCTTGGAGGCGACCACGAGGTCTTTAGTGGTGTTTTCAACGGTAGATGA
- the LOC123444848 gene encoding WD repeat-containing protein ATCSA-1-like isoform X2, which produces MDFKMPGKVYSAAMSPIATTHMLIATGSADVQVRLCDIASGAFTHTLSGHHDGIMSLEWSTSSEWILISGGFDGAIRFWDIRRAGCFLVLDQLRSQLGRRPPVLDTTMDNDQKKLGRSSSSKSYSVQQRTANRKKQSKALHKSLTMVRGHTQQKMHPGMSSSQNHKTAHYGAVTGLRTTTDGMHLLSSGSDSRLRLWDIDSGCNTLVNFEAMRLQTSKPLQLAVTDDPSLVFIPCMSSIKAYNTWSGTTFQTFRGHYDHVNCCYYNSQDQELYTGSNDRQILVWSPSTPALTEMEDDDKRQEGFAADEDNWSD; this is translated from the exons ATGGATTTCAAGATGCCCGGCAAAGTGTACAGTGCTGCAATGTCTCCGATTGCAACAACGCATATGCTCATCGCTACCGGAAGCGCAGACGTTCAGGTCCGTTTGTGTGATATTGCTTCTGGAGCCTTTACTCACACGTTGTCCGGTCATCATG ATGGTATCATGTCTCTGGAGTGGTCTACCTCAAGCGAGTGGATCCTAATAAGTGGTGGCTTTGACGGGGCGATACGTTTTTGGGACATAAGACGAGCTGGATGTTTCCTTGTCCTTGACCAGTTACGGTCTCAGCTAGGAAGACGGCCCCCCGTTCTTGATACCACCATGGACAAT GATCAGAAGAAGTTAGGACGTTCATCTTCATCAAAGAGTTACTCAGTTCAACAGAGAACAGCCAATCGTAAGAAGCAGTCCAAAGCATTACACAAAAGTCTAACCATGGTACGTGGGCATACGCAACAGAAAATGCATCCCGGTATGTCATCCAGTCAAAATCATAAAACAGCTCATTATGGTGCTGTTACAGGATTAAGAACAACAACAGATGGGATGCACCTTCTTAGCTCAg GATCTGATTCTCGTTTAAGACTCTGGGATATCGATTCAGGCTGCAATACTTTGGTCAATTTTGAAGCCATGCGATTGCAAACTAGCAAGCCACTACAACTAGCTGTCACTGATGATCCATCACTTGTTTTCATTCCATGCATGTCAAGCATCAAG GCATACAATACATGGTCTGGTACGACATTTCAAACATTCCGTGGGCATTATGACCATGTAAATTGCTGCTACTATAACTCACAAGACCAA GAACTTTATACTGGTAGCAATGATCGACAAATTCTCGTGTGGTCTCCATCGACTCCTGCTTTGACTGAAATG GAAGACGATGACAAGCGGCAAGAGGGTTTTGCAGCTGATGAGGATAACTGGAGTGACTGA
- the LOC123444844 gene encoding uncharacterized protein LOC123444844: MAAPPETTGAPSPPEGEDKGNAGVEVCCFEQSAEDFSRAVRAISELAAGEPEPGFPDAEAERLASSITFLREWRHFNYEPKGVSFTHGTGSTSSRDNTHEITLPQFSSASVPQVTHLEDGRDNNTYSSDFILFAGGNVWSLDWCPRLCDKPSSPVNCEYLAVAAHPPGSSYHKIGMPLIGRGIIQVWCIVAPFEEARTNQSTLAYSNSNRRGRPRKIPNEHNSIESSSVPRKPIGGPRKIKLTTRDDHAEPSLKKPRDHTEPSLKKPRGRPRKYPLSATKAVDSTKNSGSQGSSFVDPLVTSGVIPGDLALSCAIPSVKSVDSAPKRGRGRPRKIPIDKIKCSPDTEWTEDISRALICCTIPKKKRGRPRKYPPPSSSKHVSGTDNEFERETGYTESNSNLSLVTVDAALPVPSSSLTICGKRSRGRNGRGRPKKETNPCILSSSVVSGLQLQSRETISNDPACSVENHLPYGHSNLTSELCSIDGNVHTSPTLEDSLLPMHIAAKSNGEESSGSRRRGRPRRKTLSITNGCLFASGTESSKVATTITDSDNPMALTKSDGETIASDPASVGSLMRCHIGMCNVNMSAASPPHGLCNANYKEKSSAQHRKKPVAVEWCSSTAFSGKEQNNQTTPQTSDNVASVQNCKKELLVYTRRRVRGPTKKPASNETCSLALSGDAQKMERSSTSIMPNNHLFSVENPKLLGSSISEDMANEAGLVGCKSALGNHEVMEKNDSEAANKVVPVPSENSAQIIIVEDAEVVPSKESSKNSNIITCAENSNFSAIPEGIHLPRVVLCLAHNGKVAWDIKWKPPLPNQSEQKSHLGFLAVLLGNGSLEVWEVPSPSMIQKIYSSSSVKGTDPRFLKLQPVFRCAKVKCGNIQSIPLTVDWSPSSHDMILAGCHDGTVALWKFSTDLPSQDSKPFMCVTAESVPIRALSWAPYVSEENTNIFVTAGEDGLKFWDLRDPYRPLWELTTAPRAVLSLHWLKESRGIIISLEDGTLKFISLPRIANDVSVTGRPFAGTKTQGVSTYQLSEYLIWNVHVSEITGYAAYCVADGTAVRFQLTSRFWEKEPGRNRVPYFLCGSVAEEGATIKIGGTLQSSPLSNVPLVAKKGPKPCQKVPKAHDTQTEKVLALTNSEHVDPEPREGRLDGPGEGQETNALVLADSLMPENGGTCNVPVDEDTKDFELFPPKAVALHRLRWNMNKGSEKWLCYGGAAGIIRCQRI; encoded by the exons AACGTTCCTCAG AGAATGGAGGCATTTTAATTATGAGCCAAAAGGTGTAAGTTTTACTCACGGCACTGGATCAACTTCATCCAGAGATAACACACATGAGATTACCTTACCACAATTCTCGTCTGCATCTGTTCCTCAG GTCACTCACTTGGAAGATGGGAGGGATAATAATACATACAG TTCTGATTTCATTTTGTTCGCTGGGGGGAATGTTTGGTCGCTGGACTGGTGCCCAAGGTTGTGCGACAAGCCTTCTTCTCCTGTAAATTGTGAG TATCTTGCTGTTGCTGCTCATCCTCCTGGTTCTTCTTACCATAAAATTGGTATGCCACTGATTGGCAGAGGCATCATTCAAGTTTGGTGTATCGTAGCACCCTTTGAAGAGGCACGTACTAATCAGTCAACGCTTGCATACAGTAATAGCAATCGTAGAGGAAGGCCTAGAAAAATACCGAATGAGCACAATTCAATTGAGAGTTCATCAGTTCCTCGAAAACCAATAGGGGGACCAAGAAAGATAAAACTGACGACTAGGGATGATCACGCAGAACCTAGTCTGAAAAAACCAAGGGATCACACAGAACCTAGTCTGAAAAAACCAAGGGGCAGACCAAGAAAATATCCACTGTCAGCTACCAAAGCAGTAGATTCAACAAAAAATAGCGGAAGTCAAGGTTCTAGTTTTGTTGACCCTCTTGTCACTTCAGGAGTTATTCCAGGCGATCTTGCGTTATCTTGTGCTATACCATCTGTGAAGTCTGTGGACTCAGCTCCAAAAAGAGGTAGGGGTCGACCTAGGAAAATCCCAATTGACAAAATAAAGTGTTCGCCTGACACTGAATGGACAGAAGATATCTCTAGAGCTCTAATATGCTGCACTataccaaagaaaaaaagggggaggccCCGGAAATATCCACCCCCAAGCAGCAGCAAGCATGTTTCTGGCACTGATAATGAATTTGAAAGAGAAACTGGATACACAGAGTCTAATTCTAATTTAAGTCTTGTTACAGTTGATGCAGCGCTACCAGTTCCATCTTCATCTCTTACAATTTGTGGGAAAAGATCAAGAGGTCGGAATGGTAGAGGACGacctaaaaaggaaacaaatcctTGCATACTTTCTTCATCGGTGGTTTCTGGTCTCCAATTGCAAAGTAGGGAGACCATTTCAAATGACCCAGCATGCTCTGTTGAGAATCATTTGCCATATGGACACTCCAACTTGACAAGTGAGCTTTGTTCAATTGATGGCAATGTGCACACAAGCCCCACTTTAGAAGATTCCTTGCTGCCCATGCACATTGCAGCTAAATCAAATGGCGAGGAGTCAAGTGGTAGTAGGAGACGAGGACGGCCTAGAAGGAAGACACTTTCAATTACAAACGGTTGTTTATTTGCTTCTGGTACCGAGTCCTCAAAGGTGGCAACTACAATTACCGATTCGGACAATCCCATGGCTTTGACCAAGAGTGACGGTGAAACTATAGCAAGCGATCCTGCTTCAGTTGGTTCGTTGATGAGGTGTCATATAGGAATGTGCAATGTCAATATGAGTGCTGCATCACCACCTCATGGCTTGTGTAATGCAAATTACAAGGAAAAATCAAGTGCCCAGCATAGAAAGAAGCCTGTTGCAGTAGAGTGGTGTTCTTCAACTGCATTCAGCGGCAAAGAACAAAACAATCAGACAACTCCCCAGACAAGTGATAATGTGGCCTCAGTCCAAAATTGCAAGAAAGAATTACTTGTCTACACCAGAAGGCGTGTACGAGGACCTACAAAGAAACCTGCTTCAAATGAGACCTGCTCACTGGCTCTTAGTGGTGACGCGCAGAAGATGGAAAGATCCTCCACGTCTATCATGCCAAATAATCATTTGTTTTCTGTTGAGAATCCCAAGCTACTGGGTTCATCTATAAGCGAAGACATGGCTAATGAGGCAGGTTTGGTTGGATGTAAGAGTGCACTTGGTAACCATGAAGTCATGGAAAAGAATGATAGTGAAGCTGCCAATAAAGTTGTGCCTGTTCCTTCTGAAAACAGTGCCCAGATCATAATTGTGGAAGATGCAGAAGTAGTTCCAtccaaagaatcaagtaaaaatagtaatattattacttGTGCAGAAAACTCAAACTTTTCTGCAATCCCCGAAGGCATTCATCTACCAAGGGTCGTTTTGTGTTTAGCTCATAACGGCAAAGTTGCTTGGGACATCAAATGGAAGCCTCCTTTACCAAATCAGTCAGAACAGAAATCACATTTGGGTTTTCTTGCAGTACTGTTGGGAAATGGCTCACTTGAAGT ATGGGAAGTTCCATCTCCAAGCATGATCCAGAAAATATATTCCTCTTCTTCAGTGAAGGGTACCGATCCTCGCTTTCTAAAGCTGCAACCTGTATTTAGATGTGCTAAAGTGAAGTGCGGAAACATACAGAG CATTCCCTTGACAGTTGATTGGTCGCCTTCTTCTCATGATATGATACTGGCAGGATGTCATGACGGAACG GTTGCTTTATGGAAGTTCTCTACAGACTTGCCATCACAAG ATTCAAAACCTTTTATGTGTGTCACTGCTGAATCTGTTCCCATCAGAGCCCTCTCGTGGGCACCATATGTAAG CGAGGAAAACACAAATATCTTCGTCACTGCTGGAGAGGATGGCCTGAAATTCTGGGATTTAAG AGATCCATACCGTCCTCTGTGGGAACTAACTACTGCCCCAAGGGCTGTTTTAAGTCTTCATTGGTTAAAGGAGTCTAG AGGTATTATCATCTCACTGGAAGATGGCACATTGAAGTTCATCAGCCTACCTAGAATTGCCAACGATGTTTCAGTCACCGGAAGGCCATTTGCTGGGACTAAAACTCAGGGTGTTTCTACTTATCAGTTGTCAGAATATCTGATATGGAATGTCCATGTCTCAGAAATTACCG GTTATGCAGCTTATTGTGTGGCAGATGGTACTGCTGTGCGCTTCCAG CTTACTTCGAGATTCTGGGAGAAGGAACCTGGGAGGAACCGTGTGCCTTATTTCCTTTGTGGTTCGGTAGCAGAGGAAGGGGCAACCATTAAGATTGGTGGAACATTGCAAAGCTCTCCTTTGTCAAATGTTCCTCTGGTTGCAAAAAAGGGTCCAAAACCATGCCAAAAAGTACCTAAAGCGCATGATACACAAACAGAGAAAGTACTTGCCCTCACCAACTCAG AACATGTAGATCCAGAACCCAGAGAGGGTCGACTAGATGGACCTGGGGAGGGCCAAGAGACCAATGCTCTGGTTTTAGCTGATTCTCTAATGCCAGAGAATGGTGGCACATGCAACGTCCCAGTTGATGAAGACACTAAAGACTTTGAGCTCTTCCCTCCCAAAGCTGTAGCGCTGCATCGACTGAGATGGAATATGAACAAAGGTAGCGAGAAATGGTTATGCTATGGAGGCGCCGCAGGCATCATCCGTTGTCAGAGGATCTAA